In Glycine max cultivar Williams 82 chromosome 7, Glycine_max_v4.0, whole genome shotgun sequence, a single window of DNA contains:
- the LOC100305942 gene encoding PMR5N/PC-Estrase domain-containing protein: MVKRVRSDSGPLSLQKHNHWCVKLGVSIFLVGLVVRLLLWDSFSFSSVVVETPPPLEEAKAESPVFASSVLQDSDDFPENDQNQTQISKNEKCDLFVGNWVQDLSGPVYTNESCRVIEPHQNCMKNGRPDSGYLYWRWSPRDCVLPKFNPRKFLKFMRNKSMSFIGDSISRNQVQSLLCILSKVEPAVEIYHDKEYRSKIWKFRSHNFTLSVIWTPFLVKAAIFEDFNGVTSSEIQLYLDTLDQWTNQYKNFDYVVIGGGKWFLKTAIYHENKTVTGCHYCPGKNLTELGFDYAYRRVLQEVFKFFTKSNHKATVLFRTTTPDHFENGEWFSGGYCNRTVPFKEGQIHMIDVDSIMRGIELEEFEKAASLGSKRVNLKLLDTTLLSLLRPDGHPGPYRKFQPFAKDKNAKVQNDCLHWCLPGPIDSWNDIILQMLLNA, encoded by the exons ATGGTGAAGAGAGTGAGGTCTGATTCGGGTCCATTGTCCCTGCAAAAGCACAACCATTGGTGTGTGAAGTTAGGAGTCTCAATCTTCTTGGTGGGTCTTGTCGTTCGCCTTCTCTTGTGGGATTCATTCAGTTTCTCATCAGTGGTGGTGGAGACACCTCCTCCTCTGGAAGAGGCAAAAGCAGAGTCCCCGGTTTTCGCTTCCTCTGTTCTTCAGGATTCTGATGACTTCCCAGAAAATGATCAGAACCAGACACAAATCTCCAAGAATG AAAAATGTGATCTTTTTGTGGGAAATTGGGTGCAAGACCTATCTGGGCCAGTGTACACTAATGAGAGCTGCCGTGTGATTGAGCCTCATCAAAATTGTATGAAAAATGGACGTCCTGATTCAGGGTACCTCTACTGGAGGTGGAGCCCACGAGACTGTGTATTGCCTAAGTTCAATCCCAGAAAGTTTCTCAAATTCATGAGAAATAAATCAATGTCCTTTATTGGTGATTCCATCTCCCGCAACCAAGTTCAGTCCCTACTTTGCATTCTCTCTAAG GTGGAACCAGCTGTTGAGATCTACCATGACAAGGAATATAGATCAAAGATATGGAAATTTCGTTCTCACAACTTCACACTCTCAGTAATCTGGACCCCTTTCCTTGTCAAAGCAGCTATATTTGAGGACTTTAATGGAGTTACCTCTTCAGAGATACAGCTTTATCTGGACACGCTCGACCAGTGGACCAACCAGTATAAGAATTTTGATTATGTTGTCATTGGTGGTGGAAAATGGTTTCTCAAGACTGCAATCTACCATGAAAACAAAACAGTCACGGGCTGCCATTACTGCCCTGGAAAGAACTTAACAGAGCTAGGATTCGACTATGCGTACCGCAGAGTACTACAAGAAGTTTTCAAGTTCTTTACAAAGTCTAACCACAAAGCCACTGTCCTCTTCAGAACCACCACACCAGACCACTTTGAGAATGGGGAGTGGTTTAGTGGAGGGTATTGCAATAGAACTGTACCCTTCAAAGAGGGTCAGATACATATGATAGATGTAGATTCCATCATGAGAGGTATTGAACTTGAAGAGTTTGAGAAGGCTGCTTCTCTGGGATCCAAAAGGGTGAACTTGAAACTTTTGGACACAACTCTCCTTTCACTGCTGAGACCAGATGGACATCCTGGACCTTACAGAAAGTTTCAGCCATTTGCAAAAGACAAGAATGCCAAAGTTCAGAATGATTGTCTACATTGGTGTTTGCCAGGACCAATTGACTCATGGAATGACATAATCTTGCAAATGCTACTCAATGCTTAA